CCCCGTTCGCTCGCCGCTACTAAGGGAATCTCGGTTGATTTCTTTTCCTCCGGGTACTTAGATGTTTCAGTTCCCCGGGTTCGCCTCGTACACCTATGTATTCAGTGCACGATACTGAGCAAGCTCAGTGGGTTTCCCCATTCGGACATGTTAGGATCAAAGCATGTTTGCCGGCTCCCCTAACCTTTTCGCAGGCTCCTACGTCCTTCATCGCCTCCAACTGCCTAGGCATCCACCGTGTGCGCTTAGTCGCTTGACCATATAACACAAACGACTGTATTGACTTAATCTATCTGATTTTCCAGTTCAAACTCGGTTAAATTCGAACATGGAGTCAATTGCAACAACAAATTTACGCCGGATAAGCATGCTTGAGAAACATACTCATCTCATATATCAGCAATTTATTACAACTTTACATTTACATTTTTAAAGAGCGTCTGGGTAAAACCAGGAAGCTAACTTCGATCGTCTTCCCGACAAATCAAAATCAGGTTTCTGATTTCGCGTAGTGAATCAAGCAAATCGTTATCGCGTCTTACAACAACCATCACCATTTACTTAAAAGTAATGGTGGAGCTATGCGGGATCGAACCGCAGACCTCTTGGATGCAAACCAAGCGCTCTCCCAGCTGAGCTATAGCCCCTTGCTAACTTGATCTTTTTCCATCTGGCTGCGTTGCTGCTCCTCACTCATTCGGTCACTTACTTAATGTAAGCTCCCTCACTCGCTCGTCGCGCGCCTTGCCAGCTGAAAAAATCTCGGCGTTATCCTTTTCTTTTTATGGAAAAGGTAATTTTTCTCAGGCAAGGCGGATGAAAGCGTAGTGTGCGAACAGCACATGAGCTTTTATCCAACGCAGCATGAGGAAAATTTGGTAGGCCTGGGCAGATTTGAACTGCCGACCTCACCCTTATCAGGGGTGCGCTCTAACCAACTGAGCTACAGGCCTGGAAACTTAAATCGCTTCAAGCTCTCCGCCCGAAGCTTCCGGCTTGTAGCTAACTTCTTCACTACGTCCAGTCAATCAAGCAATGCGTGTGAACACTTACAGATATGCAGTCTTTCGTTTAAGGAGGTGATCCAGCCCCAGGTTCCCCTAGGGCTACCTTGTTACGACTTCACCCCAGTCATGAATCACACCGTGGTAACCGTCCTCCCGAAGGTTAGACTAGCTACTTCTGGTGCAACCCACTCCCATGGTGTGACGGGCGGTGTGTACAAGGCCCGGGAACGTATTCACCGTGACATTCTGATTCACGATTACTAGCGATTCCGACTTCATGAAGTCGAGTTGCAGACTTCAATCCGGACTACGAGACGTTTTACGGGATTAGCTCCACCTCGCGGCTTGGCAACCCTTTGTACGCCCCATTGTAGCACGTGTGTAGCCCTGGCCGTAAGGGCCATGATGACTTGACGTCATCCCCACCTTCCTCCGGTTTGTCACCGGCAGTCTCCTTAGAGTTCCCACCATTACGTGCTGGCAACTAAGGACAAGGGTTGCGCTCGTTACGGGACTTAACCCAACATCTCACGACACGAGCTGACGACAGCCATGCAGCACCTGTGTCTGAGTTCCCGAAGGCACCAATCCATCTCTGGAAAGTTCTCAGCATGTCAAGGCCAGGTAAGGTTCTTCGCGTTGCTTCGAATTAAACCACATGCTCCACCGCTTGTGCGGGCCCCCGTCAATTCATTTGAGTTTTAATCTTGCGACCGTACTCCCCAGGCGGTCTACTTAGTGCGTTAGCTGCGTTACCAAAGTCTCAAGGACCCCGACAACTAGTAGACATCGTTTACGGCGTGGACTACCAGGGTATCTAATCCTGTTTGCTCCCCACGCTTTCGCACCTCAGCGTCAGTGTCAGACCAGACAGTCGCCTTCGCCACTGATGTTCCTCCAGATATCTACGCATTTCACCGCTACACCTGGAATTCCACTATCCTCTTCTGCACTCTAGCCACCCAGTTCCAAATGCAGTTCCCAGGTTGAGCCCGGGGCTTTCACATCTGGCTTAGGTAGCCGCCTACGCGCGCTTTACGCCCAGTAATTCCGATTAACGCTTGCACCCTCCGTATTACCGCGGCTGCTGGCACGGAGTTAGCCGGTGCTTCTTCTGCGAGTAACGTCACAGCTGCAGGGTATTAACCTACAACCTTTCCTCCTCGCTGAAAGTGCTTTACAACCCTAAGGCCTTCTTCACACACGCGGCATGGCTGGATCAGGGTTGCCCCCATTGTCCAATATTCCCCACTGCTGCCTCCCGTAGGAGTCTGGACCGTGTCTCAGTTCCAGTGTGGCTGATCATCCTCTCAGACCAGCTACAGATCGTCGCCTTGGTAGGCCTTTACCCCACCAACTAGCTAATCTGACGCGGGCTCATCTAATAGCGAAAGGTCCGAAGATCCCCTCCTTTCCCCCGTAGGGCGTATGCGGTATTAGCAGTCGTTTCCAACTGTTGTCCCCCACTACTAGGCAGATTCCCACGCGTTACTCACCCGTCCGCCGCTCGTCAGCGGGTGCAAGCACCCCTGTTACCGCTCGACTTGCATGTGTTAGGCCTGCCGCCAGCGTTCAATCTGAGCCATGATCAAACTCTTCAGTTTAAATTTTTCGACATCTCGATACATCATGAGACATCTAAACTTTGCTCAGAAACTTATGAACTAATTACATTCAACGTATGAATTGATGAGTCACTTGCTTCTGATAATATCGTCGTTGCGTCAGCTACCCGAAGGTAAACTGCGCTATGGACCGACACATCCGCAAGTGCCCACACGCATTGCTTGATTCAGCTGTTAAAGATCTCGGCGGGCGCTCTTGGCCTCAACCGTGGGATGCGCATTCTACGCATCTGGCTAACCGTGTCAACTCATTTTCGAACAATCTTTTTACTTCGATCGTCCGGCTCCGTTGACCGGGCCTTTTGCTGGAAATTCAACACCTTGCGATGGATTTCCAACTCACCCCAACCGGCTGCCTGTTTGGCTGCTCCCTGTTGGAGAGGCGCGCATTCTACGCATCTCAGAAAAGCGCGCAAGCCCTTTTTGTAAAAATATTTCACTTAAACAAAAACACCCGCAAATGCGGGTGTTTTTTCGCCAGATCGGTCCTTATCTGGGCTTATTACCGGACGGTTTAGTCACATGGGTAGGCTTACGACGGGTCTGCCCCGCCCCTCCACGCACCGCGGGCTTGGCAACCGCCGGCTTCGCTTTGGGCTTGGCCGTACTCGCCGGCTTTTTGGTGCCCGGCTTCACTGCCGGGTCATTGCCTTTACGAGCCTGATAGCTGCGTTTGGTCTCTCCCGCCTGCCGCTTACCAGTCTGTATCTTGCCATCCCGTCTGCGCACCTTGGGTTTGGCCTTTTCTTCGTAGGGGTTTTCGCTGGAACGGAATTCCAGGCGGACGGGAGTGCCGTGCAGATCCAGCGCCCGACGGTAGGTACGCTCCAGGTACTTCACATAGGCATCAGGCAGCTCACCGGTCTGGTTGCCATGAATCACTATGATAGGTGGATTATTGCCACCGGGATGCGCATAGCGCAGCTTGATCCGGTGCCCCCGAATCATGGGCGGCTGATGCTCCCGCACTGCATCCTGTAACACCCGGGTCAAAAAGTTAGTAGACATCTTCTCGGTGGCAGCCTGATACGCCCGCTCAATGGAGTCATACAGGTGTCCGACACCAGTCCCGTGTTTGGCGGAAATGTAATGGATGTCTGCAAAATCGATGAAACGTAACCGGCGATCAAGTTCGTTTTTAACATACTCTTTGTGAGAGTCTTCCAGACCATCCCACTTGTTCAGAGCAATAACCAAGGCACGGCCAGCCTCAATGGTGTGCCCTAGCAAGTGCAAGTCCTGCTCCACCAAACCTTCGCTGGCATCGCACAAGAGCACGACCACATTGGCGTCGTCGATCGCTTGTAACGTTTTGACAATAGAAAACTTTTCAACAGTTTCTTTAACATTTTTGCGCCGCCGGATACCGGCTGTATCAATGAGCGTGTAATTGGCGCCGTGCCGCTCATAGTTAATGTAGATACTGTCCCGGGTCGTGCCGGGCATATCAAACACCACCACCCGATCCTCACCTAACAGTCGGTTTACCAAGGTAGACTTGCCGACGTTCGGGCGACCGACCACAGCAATTTTGACCCCCTGAGGTGTTTCAACTTCCTCAGCTTCCGGCTCGGGGAATTCGGAAAGCACCGCATCCAGCATGGCCCTGACACCTTTGCGGTGGGTAGCCGTAGTGGGAAATATTTTACCCAGCCCCATCTCATAAAAAGGCGCCAGGGCAATATCCGGGTTGGTGCCATCGACTTTATTGGCCACCACAAACGTGGGTTTGTTGCGGGTACGCAGATGGCGGGCAATCATTTCATCAGCAGGCGTCAGGCCGGCCTTACAGTCCACCAGAAACAGCACCGCATCGGATTCTTCAATGGCCTGCAACGACTGACCCGCCATCACGCTATCGATACCTTCCTCTTCACCACTGATACCGCCGGTGTCGATCACCATAAAACTGCGGCCACCCACTTCACCCTCGCCGTACTTCCGGTCGCGGGTCAAGCCAGCATAGTCGGCCACCAGCGCATCGCGGCTGCGGGTAAGGCAATTAAACAGGGTGGACTTACCCACATTGGGGCGGCCAACCAAGGCCAGCACAGGAACCATAAAATCTTCTCTGCAACAAAAGCAAAGCCAGAAGAGCAACTCTTCTGGCTGTTATTAAACGGAGGATAGCTAAAAAATCAGCGGGGCTTATTGCGCCACGCGCTCAATTCGCCATCATTATCAAGGACATACAATAAATCGCCATCCACCAGGAGCCTGCCACGCACAGCTGCACCCAACTGCTCCCGACCCGCCATCGCGCCGGTGTTGCGATCCAGTAAATGCAAATAGCCGTCAAGGTCGACTACGGCGACATAACTGCCCCACACCATGGGTGCAGACAACTCCCGCCGCAATAGGTCGGTATTCTCCCACTGCAGTACTCCTGTACTGCTCGAAAAGGCCTGCACTTTATCCATCGCACCGGCAATGTAGACCTGATTATAGTCCGAACTCGGGCCCTGAACCGAACTGGCGTCCTCACCCCACAAAGGGCGGCCGGTACTGGCTGCAAAGGCCACCAAGCGACCTTGGTAACTGACAACATACAACAGATCACCGGCAAGTCTCGGGGTGCCGTCAATATCTACAATGCGCTCCAGCTCTGACTTGCCCTTGGGAATGGCCACTCGCTGTTCCCACTGTATCAGTCCGGTTTCCGCTTCAAACGCGTAGATTTTGCCATTATCAAATGCGGCCAGTACCGTATCACCCATAACCACCGGCGCACTGGTGCCCCGCAACGTCAGCACCGGCTGCACGCTTTCGAACATCCACTTTTCTTTACCGGTCTCGGCATCCAGACCATAGAGCTTGCCGTCACTGGTGGTGGCAACCACTACACCCGCTGTTTCGGCCGGTTCGGACAGGATCTCGGAAGACAACTGGGTACGCCACAGGAGTTCGCCATTATTACGATCCAGCGCAATTAACTCGCCCTTATAGCTTCCTAACAACAGTCGCTCGCTGGATACACCGATGCCGGCACTGACGGGTACTGGCTTAGGGGAAGACCAGAGCGCGCTGAAAAAGCCCGTTGCCTCAACGCTGTCTTCAAGCGCCACCTCCCAACGGATCTTGCCGTTGGTTTTATCCAGTGCAAACACGCGGC
This region of Simiduia agarivorans SA1 = DSM 21679 genomic DNA includes:
- the bamB gene encoding outer membrane protein assembly factor BamB, producing the protein MKLYTLVLAALLLGACASTEELELEPKELEEFAESVTLDDVWSRDVGSGQDARYTRLVPAIYGDTIYAADIEGRVFALDKTNGKIRWEVALEDSVEATGFFSALWSSPKPVPVSAGIGVSSERLLLGSYKGELIALDRNNGELLWRTQLSSEILSEPAETAGVVVATTSDGKLYGLDAETGKEKWMFESVQPVLTLRGTSAPVVMGDTVLAAFDNGKIYAFEAETGLIQWEQRVAIPKGKSELERIVDIDGTPRLAGDLLYVVSYQGRLVAFAASTGRPLWGEDASSVQGPSSDYNQVYIAGAMDKVQAFSSSTGVLQWENTDLLRRELSAPMVWGSYVAVVDLDGYLHLLDRNTGAMAGREQLGAAVRGRLLVDGDLLYVLDNDGELSAWRNKPR
- the der gene encoding ribosome biogenesis GTPase Der, whose translation is MVPVLALVGRPNVGKSTLFNCLTRSRDALVADYAGLTRDRKYGEGEVGGRSFMVIDTGGISGEEEGIDSVMAGQSLQAIEESDAVLFLVDCKAGLTPADEMIARHLRTRNKPTFVVANKVDGTNPDIALAPFYEMGLGKIFPTTATHRKGVRAMLDAVLSEFPEPEAEEVETPQGVKIAVVGRPNVGKSTLVNRLLGEDRVVVFDMPGTTRDSIYINYERHGANYTLIDTAGIRRRKNVKETVEKFSIVKTLQAIDDANVVVLLCDASEGLVEQDLHLLGHTIEAGRALVIALNKWDGLEDSHKEYVKNELDRRLRFIDFADIHYISAKHGTGVGHLYDSIERAYQAATEKMSTNFLTRVLQDAVREHQPPMIRGHRIKLRYAHPGGNNPPIIVIHGNQTGELPDAYVKYLERTYRRALDLHGTPVRLEFRSSENPYEEKAKPKVRRRDGKIQTGKRQAGETKRSYQARKGNDPAVKPGTKKPASTAKPKAKPAVAKPAVRGGAGQTRRKPTHVTKPSGNKPR